The window TGGGTTTATGAAAACTTCTCATTGTTTGAAATTGCCCCTACCTGGTATAACTTAATCTTATTATTCATTTTAGTCGATTTCTTTTATTATTGGGCTCACAGAAAAAGTCATGAAATCAATCTGTTTTGGGGTGGTCATGTAGTGCATCATCAAAGCGAAGATTATAATTTCTCAGTGGCTTTACGACAAGGATCATTTCAAATCGTATGGACTTTCTTTTTCTACTTCCCATTAGCAATAATAGGATTTGACACAATCAATTTTGTTTTAATGTCTGGTTTGGTTACCGTTTACCAATTCTGGATTCATACTGAAACCATTGGTAAATTAGGCCCTGTAGAATGGATTTTCAATACGCCTTCCCACCATAGAGTACACCATGGGCGAAACCCAAAATATATTGATAAAAATCATGCTGGCGTATTTATTATTTGGGATAAAATGTTTGGTACTTTCCAGGAAGAAGAAGAAAGACCCACTTACGGTATTACAAAACAAACTGCAAGCTGGAATCCTGTTTGGGTAAACTTGCAGCATTATATTGAAATGGCAAAAGGCTTAAAACAAATAAAAGGTTTTAAAAACAAAATGAAGTATGTCTTTTATCCACCGGGTTGGTTACCAAAAGAGATGGGTGGACAGCTACCTATTCCAGAGGTAGATCCTGAACACGATAGGAAATATGATAAAAAAACTTCTGCTTCCTTTAGTTTATATGTATTACTACAATATATCATTGTACTTGGCGGGACTGCGGCCTTCCTTTTTACAGCTAATACATTTGATTTATGGGAACAAATTATCGCTGTATCCTTAATTATATTAGGCGTAACGGGAGCTGGTGTCATATTGGAAGAAAAGAAATATTCATTTGCCTTAGAAGTAATAAGAGTATTGATAACACCAGTTGTTGTGGTATTCGTTTTATTACCTTCCGTTAGCCCACTTATCCAATACTTAATTATGGGCTATGGACTTATTTCATTTGCAGCACTAATTTTTATTAAAAAATCAAATCAAACCATAAAACAAGCTACAACTTAAATCAATGAAAATATTATCTAAACTGTTTTTAGGATTATTTATCATGTCAATTTTATCTTGTGAATCGCTGCCACAACTTGAAGGCATTGATTTGGATGCTTGGAAGCAAGATCAAGACGGATGCAATGAGAACAGAATTAAACAAATTGACTTACTATTAAGCCAGAAAGATAAATTAAAGGGATTGTCACAAAATGAAATGATTGAGCTATTAGGTGTAGCCGATAAGCATCAACTTTACGAGCGTAGTCAAAAATTCTTTATTTATTATTTAGAACCCAATGAAAATTGCTCTAACTACTCAGAGGGTTACCTAAAAGCTTTATATATACGTTTTAATTCACTTGATCAAGCAGTGGATTTCAACATTCAAAAAGTGAAATAATTTCAATCAATTTATCAGGATTCAGTTTTATACAACATGGCCAACTTAAAAAAGAAATTTTACGACTGGAAAATAAGAAATCTAGCCTATTCAATTGGTATTGGTACATTTTTATTAATAGTCGCGATCTATTTAGTATTCACTCAGACTGGCATAGATCAGCAGAGCTTATTAAGGACTAAAACTCTACGGAATTTAGACAATATAAGCATCGGTATTTCTCCACAATATATTCAAGAGAATCAAGAAGCTATCAATACCACAGTTAAAAGGGTTGAAAGAATCCTATTTGCTTATACTAGTGGTGGTGAATTAGGAGAGGAAAAGCTTGATGTAGAAATCAACGATCGATTAAAAAATGAGGTGCAAGAGTTGATTAAATATTGGGCTCCCCTTAAAGAAGATTTATATGCTATTCAAGATGGAACCGCAACCATTGAATCAAGTAAAGAAAGTTTAGAGAAAAAATATACTGCTTTCATAAAAAAACATATAGATGTTAAAGAATTAATAGATGAAATCAACCTTGCAGAAGAGGAAAGTGAGACATTTAATGTAATCTTACTTTTCATATACATCTTCCTACTTGCAGGTTTTCTTTACTGGGTTTTAAAATACTTAATACTAGGCCCTATTTACGAAATTTCCCTTTCGGCAAGAGAGCTGGCTAAAGGAAACTTAAGTAAAAAAATCAATTACCAAAGCAGAAACGAATTGGGATATATTGCTCAAAACATCAACTCAATGGCGGATGTTTTACAAAATGCTACTGAATTCACAACGAAAATTGGTGAGGGTAATTTAGATGCTGAATACAAAGGGCTTAAGGATGATCACGATAACTCTTTGGCTACTTCCCTACTACAAATGAGGTCTAAAATGCAAGAATCTGCTAAGGCGGACAAAGAGCGTAGTTGGGTAAATG is drawn from Marivirga arenosa and contains these coding sequences:
- a CDS encoding sterol desaturase family protein — translated: MDFNPIILSIPIYFALIGIELLIQAIKRYRIYRLNDAITNISCGITQQVSGIFFKVLSVAAYQWVYENFSLFEIAPTWYNLILLFILVDFFYYWAHRKSHEINLFWGGHVVHHQSEDYNFSVALRQGSFQIVWTFFFYFPLAIIGFDTINFVLMSGLVTVYQFWIHTETIGKLGPVEWIFNTPSHHRVHHGRNPKYIDKNHAGVFIIWDKMFGTFQEEEERPTYGITKQTASWNPVWVNLQHYIEMAKGLKQIKGFKNKMKYVFYPPGWLPKEMGGQLPIPEVDPEHDRKYDKKTSASFSLYVLLQYIIVLGGTAAFLFTANTFDLWEQIIAVSLIILGVTGAGVILEEKKYSFALEVIRVLITPVVVVFVLLPSVSPLIQYLIMGYGLISFAALIFIKKSNQTIKQATT